AGGGGACGAGATTGTCGCGCTGATTTCGGGTGGCGCGTCATCCCTCCTCTGTCTGCCGAAGAAGGGAATCACGCTTGCGGAGAAGAAGGCGCGCGTACGAAGGGCAATGCGCGCCGGCTGGCCGATCGAGCGGCTGAACCGGCTCCGGATTTCGCTTTCGGCCATCAAAGGCGGAAAACTCGCGGAAGCGACGGAGGCGCGCGTCACGACGCTCGTCCTCTCCGACGTCCCGGGCGCCGACTTCCGGATCGTCGGGTCCGGTCCCACGATCCGGAAGCGGCGCGGCGACCGCGCGGTTCTCCTTGCAGACAATCGGACCGGCCTCGCGGCGGCGTCCGAAGAAGCGCGGCGCTTCGGAGCGCGTATTTCGATCATCCGGCGGTCACTCTCCGGCGAAGCCGCGGCGGCCGGGAGGGAATTCGCGAAACGGCTCAAGGCGCTCGCGCGCCGGGGGCGCGGCCCGCTCGTCCTGCTCGCCGGGGGCGAGACGACCGTCGCGATCCGCGGCCGGGCGGGAACAGGAGGCCGCAACCAGGAGCTCGCGCTCGCGGCGGCGCTCGAGATCGCGGGCGATCCGCGGCTCTCGATCCTCGCGGCCGGCTCCGACGGGGTCGACGGCAACTCCGAAAATGCGGGCGCCCGGGTCGATGGCGGCACGATCGCACGCGGCGCCCGGCGCGGGATCGACGCGGAGCGCTTTCTCGCCGGACACGACGCCGCGGGGTTTTTCGCTCGCGCGGGAGGCGCCTTCCACACCGGTCCCACCGGCACGAATGTCGCCGACTGGGTCTTCGGATACGCCGCGCCGCCCGAGTCGTGAGCCACGGCGCCGGACAGAAGCATCGGGTTGTCCACGTTCCGGTCTAAAATAACGGGATGAAGACTTTGCTTGCGGCTCTCCTCTTCGGTGCGGCGTGTGCTCCCGCGTTCGCACAGAAGCCGGCGCCGGAGAACGCGACGACCGCGCCGCCGCGAGTCCTGAAATATCGCTTCGTCCCCCAGCAGTCTTCGATCACGTTCGAGCTTCCGACGACGTTCCACGTCATCCACGGCAAGATCGACGCCTGGCGCGGGAGCGTCGAGGTGGATCCGGCGCGGCCGGGGGGACTCAAGGCGCGGATCGACATGCGGGCGGATTCGATCGAGACCGGAAAGGCGCGGCGCGACCTCGACTTCCGCGACCGGATGCTCGACGCGGCGCGTTTCCCGGAGATCGTCTTCGACGGTTCGTCGTACAAGGGGAACCTCGCCGCCTTCGAACCGGGCGGCGTCGTCACCGCGGACGTGTCCGGAACGCTGACGATCCACGGGGTCGCCAAGCAGATCCAGACCAACGTCGAGGCGGCGGTCCTGAACGACCACGTCGTCGTCGCGGGCGCGGTCCCCGTCTTCTGGAAAGCGTTCGGGCTGGGAGACCTGTCGCGGCTGTTCGTGAGGATGAAGGAGCCGATGCTGGTTGTCTTCCGCCTCTGGGCCGTCCCAGAGTAGAGGCACGGCGATGCATCGAGCCGGGCGGGCGCGTGCCGTCCGCCCGCGGGCTTAACGTACGCCCCGGTACGCCGCGCCCGCGGGCCGGCCGGCCCGCATCCCGTCCGCCTTCGCCAAGGCTTCGGCGGATCGAGCGCTCAAGCGCGCTGGTGGTTCAAAGGGTGCCGTTGTCCAGCAATCCGCCATAGCTCGTCAGAGCGACGGCGGACCGGGCTCGCGCCTCGCCGTGCCTCGAACTCGTCGGCATTGGGACGCGCACGGACCCCTGCCTCTCCCCGCGGGAGAGGGTCGGGGTGAGGGCCACCGTCCGCCCGCACGACGTACGCTCGCCGGTACGCCTTAGCGGCCGGCAGGCCGCCCGAACCCGCCTTCCCGCACGTCTGGCCGCGCTTTCGGGTGGTTCTGAACTGATACGCGATCTTCCAGCGATCGGCAGTAGCCGGCGCGGACCATACGCGCGGTCATACGGGCCCGTGCGACCTGCCGTCCGCACGACGTACGCTTCCGTTACGCCCTAGCGGCCGGCAGGCCGCCCGAACCCGCCTTCCCGCACGTCTGGCCGCGCCTCTACGTTGTCGTAACTGACACGAAGCTTCTTCCCCCTCTCCCCGCGGGAGAGGGTTGGGGTGAGGGAGTCCCGGGCACTCCCTCTCCCCGCGGGAGACTTGGCGTGCCGAAGCAAGGGCCGGGGTGAGGGAGCCCTCGGGGCCGGATGATCGGTGCGCCTGTTACACTTAACGGTTCATGACTGCCTGGCCCGACAGACGCCGAGACCTCATCGCCGCGGAGCGATTCGTCGAGGAGCCGAAGAAGTTCGGCGCCTACCGGCTGGCGCTCGGCTTCCCGAACTCGTACGAGGTCGGGATGTCGAACCTCGGGTTCCAGTGGGTGTATCGCCTCTTCAACCGCGTCGACGACCTCGTCTGCGAGCGCTTCTTCTGCGAGGAGGACGCGCCCGCCGAGACCTTCGAGTCGCGCACGCCTCTCTCGGACTTCGGCGTGCTCGCCTGGTCCGTGTCGTGGGAGATGGACTACGTCAATCTCTTGAAGACCCTCGACCGCGCGCGCATCCCGCGGCGCGCGAAGGACCGCGACGAGCGCCATCCGATCCTCGTCGTCGGGGGCGACTGCGCGCGGATCAACCCGGCGCCGCTCACTCCGTTCTTCGACGTCTTCGCGATGGGAGACGGCGAGAGACTCGTCCCCGCGATCTCCGGTCTCATGAAGCGCGGGCTCTCACGCGACGCGTTCCTCGAAGAGGCGGCGCGCGTGCCGGGTCTCTTCGTGCCTTCGGTCCAGGGCGCGCGGGCGGAGCATTCGACGGCGGGGAAGATCGTCATCCAGCAGACGATGTCGAGGAAGGAGATCGGCCCGGACTACGAGGTCCCGCACTCGACGATCCTCACGCCCCACACCGAGCTCTCCGACAAGCTCCTGATCGAGATTTCGCGCGGGTGCACCGAGATGTGCAAGTTCTGCTGGGCGGCCTACGCGATGGCGCCGATCAAGCAGTACCCGGCGTCGTCGATCCTCGCGACCGCGAAGCTCGGGCGCGCGTACACGGACCGCACCGGGCTGATCGCGACGGCCGTCTGCGACCATCCGGAGATCGACGCGATCCTCGCGGGCCTGGCCGGGCTCGGGTTCCACATCGCGCTCTCGTCGATCAAGATCGACGCGATCCGGCCGGAGATCCTGTCGGTCCTCGCGCGCCAGGGCGAACGGTCTCTCTCGATTGCTCCTGAAGCCGGCAACGAGCGCCTGCGGCGGTTCATCAACAAGAAGGTGACCGACGCGATGCTCCGCGAGAAGGTCGCGATGATCTTCGCGCACGGCTTCACGAACCTGAAGCTCTATCTCCAGTTCGGGCTCCCGTCGGAGACCGAAGAGGACCTGCGCGACCTCGTGCGCCTCGTCGACGATTGCCGCGAGATCGCGCTCGCCGCCGCGAAAACGACGGGAAAGATGCCGACGATCGTCCCGTCGGTCAACGCGTTCATCCCGAAGCCGCACACGCCGTACGAGAACGAGCCGCTCGCCTCGGAGGAGGACCTCAGGGAGAAGACGGAGTTCCTGACGCGCGCTTTCGCGCCCATGCGGAACGTCCGCTTCCGCGGCATGCCCGTCTCGGAGGCCAAGTGGGAGGCCTATCTCGCGAAGATGGACGAATCGGCGGCCGAGATCCTCGAGCGCGGCGCCGACGGCGTCCCGGTGCGCCGGCTCTTGAAGGACTTCGCCCCGCAGATCGACGCCGTCGTGCGACCCTCGGCGCCGCCGCCGGGCGCGGGCAAGCCGGCTAATGCCTGGGACTTCATCAGCAAACGATAGAGCCGGCGCGGCGATGCATCGAGCCGGGCGGGCGCGTGCACCGCGACCCGCGGCCTTACCGTACGCTTATCGGTACGCCGCGGCCGCGGGTCGGATGCCCGCATCCCGTCCGCCTTCGCCAAGGCTTCGGCGGATCGAGCGCTCAAGCGCGCTGGTGGTTCAAAGGGTGCCGTTGTCCAGCAATCCGCCATAGCTCGTCAGAGCGACGGCGGACCGGGCTCGCGCCTCGCCATTGTCAGAACTGATCGGGGGAATTCCTCGATTCGCGGTACTTGCCGGCGCGGCGGATGCATCGAGCCGGTCCGCCTCCGCTCTGCGGAGCTACGGCGCGATCAGTTGTAAGTTTGCGCGAACCGTAAGGGACGATCGACGCCGATAGGATCGCGCCGACGCGTCCCGTCGAAGCTTCAGCGAAGGAGGAAGCTTCAGCGAAGGCGGAGGCGCTGGAGAACCTTCGGGCGAAAGCTTTCCGCGATGCGAAGGGTCCGGAGCTATTTAGGAGTTTGCGCGGCAAACTCCTAGCTCGTGAGGAGTTTCTCCACCCTCGCGGTCGCGCAGGAGCGGCAGTATTTGTTGCCGTGGATGGGTATGACTTTCCCGAAGGCCCGGCAGGTGCGGCAGCGCCCGGTGCCCGGCTCCCGCCGTCTTCGCCGCTTCGGCGGCTCGGGCGCCTCCTCGACCGTCAGCAGAGACTTGAAGCCGCTGTAGCCGCCGGTCAGCTGCAGCACTTCGCCGAGGCAGCGGAAGCACACGCTCGTGTCGAGGCAGCGGAAGAGGGCGCTCGCCGCGGCGGCGCATCGGGCGCAGACGTGATCCGCCGGCTCGGGCCGGGCGGACACGGCGTGGACCGCGACCCCGGCCGCGCGGGGACCGGCGAAGGCCTGCGGATGCTCCACGTAGGCTTTCCAGTGCTCGCATTCGCGGCGGTGCGCTTCGTCGGTGAAATCGTTGGCGAGGCTCGTTCGCGCCTCGACGAGCGGAAACGGACCGAACTCGCGGCGGAATCCGAACCGGCACGTTTCGCAGTAGATGCCCCGGGAGCTCGGACCGTCGCGCCCGGCGAGGACGCCGGTCGTCGCGGCGAGGTGTTCCGCGATGGGCCACTCTTCCCCGGAATGCGCGGCGACGTTGATGCGAAAGAACTCTCCGTCGGAGATTCGAATGCTTTTCACGTCGTCCTCCCCCGCGCCGGATGTCCGATCTCGCCGGACGCGACGCGCGCCTGATTCACCGCTCGAGGGTCTCCGTTTCGGCGGAATCAAGCAAAATTCGGGCCACGGGAACCATTGCTCCCGGTCGGCCGGCCGCGCGGGGACGAGCCGCTAGGGCTTGCGCGTCGAGGGCTTGGGCTCCGGCCGAGAGTTGCCGGGAGCATCCTGCCGGCGGAAGACGTACCCGCATTTCGGGCACCAGGCTTCGCCCGGCGGGTCCGTGCGGGCGTAGAGCTCGCCGTCGCAACCCTTCGGGTTCGGACATTTCGCGCGTGTCGTCATGAGACTCCTCCGATCGCCGAGACTGATTTTCCGCGCATCGTATCACCCTCGCGTCCGGCCGGGTCAGCCGGCCGGCTCGAGGTAGCCGGGACGACAGACGACGCGGGCGCCGCGGCGAGCGAGACGTTCGCGGATTCCGAGACGGCGTTTCCGGCTGCCGCCGACGGTGGCGCGGAAGCCGGCGCCCCGCCCGCGGTGGCCGCCGCGCCGAGCGCGAGCGGGAAAGCGAACCGCCGCAGAGCCGCCGGGACAGGGTGGGACATGCGAGAAGACTACCCGGTTTCGAACCCGGTCCGCTCGAGAAGTCGGTCGATCTCCCCGGCGGACGCGCCCAGCTTCGGCGCCGCCGCGCGCAGGTCCGCCGCCGACACCGGGTACCAGTTGCGCCGCGCCGGATCGAGGAAGCCCGCGACGTTCCACGGCTCGATCGCGGCGCGGGCGGCGTCGGAAAATCCCGCGCGGTCCGCCGTCTCGCCGCGGAGGCGCGCGCTCGCCCGGCGGATCGCGGCGCGCAGGGCCGGGCGGTCCGCGCCGATGAATCCGGGCAGCTCCTCGCGGCCGAGCCGGCACGACGCTTCCGAGAAGCTCGCGGCGGCGAAGTAGAACATCGTCGCCGCGCCGAACGTCTCGAAGTCGTCGAACGAGCGCCACAGCGCCGATACGAGCTCGGCCGTCAGGTCGGCTTCGTCGAGCGTGCGCGCGGCCACTTCGCCGATGCGCCGCTCGAACCCGTCGCCCTCGGGCGAGTCTTCCAGCGCGAGCCCGGCGCGAGCGATGCCCAGCAGCGTGAGCGGGATCCCCGTCGACAGCAGCGGGTCGACGAACGCGGCCGCAGAGGGGAGCATCCACCAGCCGGGACCGCTCGCCGCCGCCGACCGGAAGGGCACGCCTTCGTCGTACCGGAACGGGAGGAGCGGCGCGGCGTGCCGGAACTGCCGCGCGACCGCGGGAAACATGGCGAGGAGCCGCCGCCAGGCGGGCTCCCCCTCGCCGCCGCGAATCTCCCGGTCGAGCTCGGGAGAGAGCATCGCGCCGGCGCTCGTGATCCCGCCCTCGAAACGGAGAACCCAGATCCAACCCCCGTCGAAGACGTGGTGGAGCGCGGCGTCGTCGATCGGATAGGGCGGCGTTTCGTCTCCGCGCGCGGCGTCGTCCATTCGCGCCACGCCGCGGAAGTGCGAATAGAGCGCGCGGGTCGCGGGCATCGCGGCGAAGGGACGCTCCCCGAGGCGCAGCGCGCGATGGAGGAAACCCCGGGGCCCGGAAGCGTCGGCGACGCACCGGGCCTCGAAGGCGACTCGGTCGCCGTTGCTCGCGCCCGAGAGCCGGACGCCGCGGTCCTCCCGTTCGAACCCGTCGAGGACGACCCGGTCGACGTACTCCGCCCCCGCCGCGCGCGCCCGCTCGAGGAGAAAATGATCGACGTCGGCGCGGTACCAGTGGGTATCGGCGATTTCGTCGCGCGGGCTCGCGGCCACGAGGAGCGGGTTGCGAAGCGCCGGATCGGACACCGGCTCGCGTCCCTCGCGGTGGTGAAAGAAGGTGAAGCCGCGCTTGATCCCGCCGCGAACGCGCGGGAGGCGCGCCTGCCAGGTTCCCCACTTCGCGAGCGGGGCGACTTCCGGGAGATCGTAGCGGCGGGCGATCCGCTCGACGAGCAGGTTCGCGAGCGGCGACGTCGACTCGCCGATGGCGAAACGCGGATGCGTCCCCTTCTCGATGAGGACGACGGTCCGGCCCAGGCGGCGGGCGACGAGAGCGAGAAGGGAACCCCCGAAGCCGGAGCCGACGATCGCGAGGTCGAACCGCTTCATCGCGGCATCGCGGCGCCGCCGGCCGGCCCGGCAACGGCCGGCCGATGGCCGGCGCACGAGACGGGAGGAAGGCGGCCGGTCGCATTCAGCACGGCGAGCGCCGCATGCCGTGCCTCGCGGCACGCGGCGCAGCCCGGCAGCCGGGAAAGTGTGGCGAGCTCGGCGAGGACGACCGCGCCGCCCGCCTCGACGCACTCGGCGACGACGGCGAAATAGTCCTCGAGCGTGATCTCGGCGAATGCTCCCTCGCTCCGAAGCCGCTCCATGGGCGCGTGATCGGAGACGACCGGGAGGAGCGACACGACGCGCGCGCCGGCGTCCCGCGCGAGGCGGAACGTCGCGGCCGCGAGCTCGCGCGCCGCCGCGCCGAAGACGTACGGCGGCTGGACGAGCACGAAGGCCCGGAGGAGGATTCCCGCGTCGGCGAGGCGGCCGGCCGCGTCCCGGAAGCGCGCGACCGTCGTGGGCTTCCCGAGACGGCGGAGCAGCCCGTCGTCGGCCGCCTCGACGCCGATCGCGACCTCGAGCCGTCCGCCGAGAAGCCGCGCGAACGCGGGCGCGCGCCGCACCTGCTCGGACCGCGACTCGATGACGACGAGGTCGAGATCGGCGACCTCCGCCGCGATCGCCGCGAGGTCGCCCGCGCTCTGGCGAATCGACCGCGGCTCGAAAA
This genomic stretch from Thermoanaerobaculia bacterium harbors:
- a CDS encoding YceI family protein translates to MKTLLAALLFGAACAPAFAQKPAPENATTAPPRVLKYRFVPQQSSITFELPTTFHVIHGKIDAWRGSVEVDPARPGGLKARIDMRADSIETGKARRDLDFRDRMLDAARFPEIVFDGSSYKGNLAAFEPGGVVTADVSGTLTIHGVAKQIQTNVEAAVLNDHVVVAGAVPVFWKAFGLGDLSRLFVRMKEPMLVVFRLWAVPE
- a CDS encoding radical SAM protein, giving the protein MTAWPDRRRDLIAAERFVEEPKKFGAYRLALGFPNSYEVGMSNLGFQWVYRLFNRVDDLVCERFFCEEDAPAETFESRTPLSDFGVLAWSVSWEMDYVNLLKTLDRARIPRRAKDRDERHPILVVGGDCARINPAPLTPFFDVFAMGDGERLVPAISGLMKRGLSRDAFLEEAARVPGLFVPSVQGARAEHSTAGKIVIQQTMSRKEIGPDYEVPHSTILTPHTELSDKLLIEISRGCTEMCKFCWAAYAMAPIKQYPASSILATAKLGRAYTDRTGLIATAVCDHPEIDAILAGLAGLGFHIALSSIKIDAIRPEILSVLARQGERSLSIAPEAGNERLRRFINKKVTDAMLREKVAMIFAHGFTNLKLYLQFGLPSETEEDLRDLVRLVDDCREIALAAAKTTGKMPTIVPSVNAFIPKPHTPYENEPLASEEDLREKTEFLTRAFAPMRNVRFRGMPVSEAKWEAYLAKMDESAAEILERGADGVPVRRLLKDFAPQIDAVVRPSAPPPGAGKPANAWDFISKR
- a CDS encoding NAD(P)-binding protein, whose product is MKRFDLAIVGSGFGGSLLALVARRLGRTVVLIEKGTHPRFAIGESTSPLANLLVERIARRYDLPEVAPLAKWGTWQARLPRVRGGIKRGFTFFHHREGREPVSDPALRNPLLVAASPRDEIADTHWYRADVDHFLLERARAAGAEYVDRVVLDGFEREDRGVRLSGASNGDRVAFEARCVADASGPRGFLHRALRLGERPFAAMPATRALYSHFRGVARMDDAARGDETPPYPIDDAALHHVFDGGWIWVLRFEGGITSAGAMLSPELDREIRGGEGEPAWRRLLAMFPAVARQFRHAAPLLPFRYDEGVPFRSAAASGPGWWMLPSAAAFVDPLLSTGIPLTLLGIARAGLALEDSPEGDGFERRIGEVAARTLDEADLTAELVSALWRSFDDFETFGAATMFYFAAASFSEASCRLGREELPGFIGADRPALRAAIRRASARLRGETADRAGFSDAARAAIEPWNVAGFLDPARRNWYPVSAADLRAAAPKLGASAGEIDRLLERTGFETG
- a CDS encoding DUF4147 domain-containing protein; the protein is MAGSDVLEPLWRSAREAVEPGALVSRFFRDRPPAPARRRGLFACGKAALAMARGATASLFDSTLVVVPRGTPVPRAWRNRVLFASHPEPDASSVAAARAAIAFFRKFGQGDEIVALISGGASSLLCLPKKGITLAEKKARVRRAMRAGWPIERLNRLRISLSAIKGGKLAEATEARVTTLVLSDVPGADFRIVGSGPTIRKRRGDRAVLLADNRTGLAAASEEARRFGARISIIRRSLSGEAAAAGREFAKRLKALARRGRGPLVLLAGGETTVAIRGRAGTGGRNQELALAAALEIAGDPRLSILAAGSDGVDGNSENAGARVDGGTIARGARRGIDAERFLAGHDAAGFFARAGGAFHTGPTGTNVADWVFGYAAPPES